Proteins encoded together in one Prionailurus viverrinus isolate Anna chromosome B1, UM_Priviv_1.0, whole genome shotgun sequence window:
- the PABPC4L gene encoding polyadenylate-binding protein 4-like — translation MNVAAKYRQASLYVGDLHADVTEDLLFKKFSTVGPVLSIRICRDLVTRRSLGYAYVNFLKLADAQRALDTMNFDTIKGKPIRLMWSQRDAYLRKSGIGNVFIKNLDRSIDNKTLYEHFSAFGKILSSKVMSDDQGSRGYAFVHFQNQIAADRAIEEMNGALLKDCRLFVGRFKNRKDREAELRNKANEFTNVYIKNFGDDMDDERLKEVFSKYGKTLSVKVMTDSSGKSKGFGFVSFDSHEAAKKAVEEMNGKDINGQLLFVGRAQKKSERQAELKQVFEQLKQERFRRCQGMKLYIKNLDDTIDDEKLWREFSSFGSISRVKIMREEGRSKGFGLICFSSPEEATKAMAEMNGRILGSKPLYIALAQKP, via the coding sequence ATGAATGTGGCAGCCAAGTACCGCCAGGCGTCGCTGTACGTGGGTGACCTCCACGCAGATGTCACCGAGGACTTGCTGTTCAAAAAGTTCAGCACCGTGGGGCCTGTGCTGTCCATCCGCATCTGCAGGGACCTGGTCACCCGCCGCTCTCTGGGCTATGCCTACGTGAACTTCCTGAAGCTGGCCGATGCCCAGAGGGCTCTGGACACGATGAACTTTGACACGATAAAGGGCAAACCCATCCGCCTCATGTGGTCTCAGCGCGATGCCTACTTAAGGAAGTCGGGCATCGGGAACGTGTTCATCAAGAATCTGGACAGATCCATTGATAACAAAACCCTCTATGAACATTTTTCAGCCTTTGGGAAGATCCTTTCCTCCAAGGTGATGAGTGATGACCAAGGATCTAGGGGCTATGCATTTGTGCACTTTCAGAACCAGATCGCAGCCGACAGGGCCATCGAGGAGATGAATGGGGCTCTGCTTAAGGACTGCAGGCTGTTTGTCGGCAGATTCAAAAACCGTAAAGATCGGGAAGCCGAGCTCCGCAACAAGGCCAATGAATTCACCAATGTTTACATCAAAAACTTTGGAGATGACATGGATGATGAGAGACTGAAGGAAGTTTTCAGTAAATATGGTAAAACCCTGAGTGTGAAGGTGATGACAGATTCCAGTGGGAAATCCAAAGGCTTTGGCTTTGTGAGTTTTGATAGCCATGAGGCTGCCAAAAAGGCCgttgaagaaatgaatggaaaggaTATAAACGGACAGCTGCTTTTTGTAGGCCGGGCGCAAAAGAAATCCGAGCGACAGGCCGAGTTAAAGCAAGTGTTTGAGCAGCTGAAACAGGAAAGATTTCGGAGGTGCCAAGGCATGAAGCTCTATATTAAGAATCTCGATGACACCATTGATGATGAGAAACTGTGGAGGGAATTTTCTTCATTTGGATCAATTAGCAGAGTCAAGATAATGCGGGAAGAAGGGCGAAGCAAAGGGTTTGGCTTGATCTGCTTCTCCTCTCCTGAGGAGGCCACTAAAGCAATGGCTGAGATGAATGGCCGTATCTTGGGCTCCAAGCCACTCTACATTGCCCTGGCCCAGAAGCCCTAG